From Streptomyces cyaneogriseus subsp. noncyanogenus, the proteins below share one genomic window:
- a CDS encoding NADH:flavin oxidoreductase/NADH oxidase: MSALFQPLSLRDVTIPNRVWMPPMCQYSADPQGPSAGAPGDWHFAHYAARAAGGTGLIIVEATGVTPEGRISPYDLGLWNDTQVAAFRRITDFLRTQNTVPAIQLAHAGRKASTDQPWKGGAPLGEDALGWRPVAPSALAFDERHPVPDELTVEEIAEVVERFADAARRALAAGFEIVEIHGAHGYLINEFLSPHSNHRTDAYGGSYENRTRFALEVVDAVRAVWPEDKPLFFRVSATEWLEEGGWTPDDTVRFARDLQAHGVDLLDVSTGGNASGVRIPTGPGYQVPFAARVKAETTLPVAAVGLITETRQAEKILANGEADAVLLGRELLRNPSWARHAARELGGEAHVPDQYHRSV; encoded by the coding sequence GTGAGCGCCCTCTTCCAGCCTCTGAGCCTGCGCGACGTGACCATCCCCAACCGGGTGTGGATGCCGCCGATGTGCCAGTACTCCGCGGATCCGCAGGGCCCGTCGGCCGGTGCCCCCGGCGACTGGCACTTCGCGCACTACGCCGCCCGCGCGGCCGGCGGCACCGGCCTGATCATCGTCGAGGCCACCGGTGTGACCCCCGAGGGCCGCATCTCCCCCTACGACCTGGGCCTGTGGAACGACACCCAGGTCGCGGCGTTCCGCCGGATCACGGACTTCCTGCGCACCCAGAACACCGTCCCCGCGATCCAGCTCGCCCACGCCGGGCGCAAGGCCTCGACCGACCAGCCCTGGAAGGGCGGCGCACCGCTGGGCGAGGACGCGCTCGGCTGGCGTCCGGTGGCGCCCAGCGCGCTCGCCTTCGACGAGAGGCACCCGGTGCCGGACGAGCTGACGGTGGAGGAGATCGCGGAGGTCGTCGAGCGGTTCGCCGATGCCGCCCGCCGCGCCCTGGCCGCCGGGTTCGAGATCGTCGAGATCCACGGCGCCCACGGCTACCTGATCAACGAGTTCCTCTCGCCGCACTCCAACCACCGCACCGACGCCTACGGCGGCTCGTACGAGAACCGGACCCGTTTCGCCCTCGAGGTCGTCGACGCCGTACGGGCGGTCTGGCCCGAGGACAAGCCGCTGTTCTTCCGCGTCTCGGCCACCGAATGGCTCGAGGAGGGCGGCTGGACGCCGGACGACACCGTGCGCTTCGCCCGCGATCTCCAGGCCCACGGCGTCGACCTCCTCGACGTCTCCACGGGCGGCAACGCCTCGGGCGTCCGCATCCCGACCGGCCCCGGCTACCAGGTGCCCTTCGCCGCGCGCGTGAAGGCCGAGACCACGCTGCCGGTGGCCGCGGTCGGTCTCATCACCGAGACCCGGCAGGCCGAGAAGATCCTCGCCAACGGCGAGGCCGACGCGGTCCTGCTCGGCCGCGAGCTGCTGCGCAATCCGTCCTGGGCCCGGCACGCGGCACGTGAGCTGGGCGGCGAGGCGCACGTGCCGGACCAGTACCACCGGTCGGTCTGA
- a CDS encoding extracellular catalytic domain type 1 short-chain-length polyhydroxyalkanoate depolymerase, whose amino-acid sequence MATPAAGARAEAPARAAAEVPAATLTRITGFGANPSGLEMYLYVPETVADRPAVVVAVHYCTGSGPAMYSGTEYARLADRYGFIVIYPSVTRASKCFDVSSPQALRRDGGSDPVGVKSMVDWVSRTYHADPGRIFATGISSGAMMTNVLLGDYPDVFAAGAAFAGVPFGCFATTDGSEWNSACAAGTVIRTPRQWGDLVRGAHPGHTGPRPRMQVWHGTQDATLRYPNLGEEIKQWTDVHGVSQTPASTDSPQPGWTRTRYGGTGDRAPVEAISLAGAGHDLYASGMGERAIAFFGLDAAGPAPQPPAGPCRVTVTTNAWNTGLTASVTLTNTGTTTVNGWKLTFTLPAGQTLTGGWGATYAPASGAVTATPAPYNGTLAPNAGVTLGYQATHTGDSAAPGAFALDGTACVTG is encoded by the coding sequence ATGGCCACGCCCGCCGCCGGAGCCCGTGCCGAGGCGCCCGCGCGGGCGGCCGCCGAGGTCCCCGCCGCGACGCTCACCCGGATCACCGGTTTCGGCGCCAACCCCAGCGGCCTGGAGATGTACCTGTACGTGCCGGAGACCGTCGCCGACCGCCCCGCGGTCGTGGTGGCCGTGCACTACTGCACCGGTTCCGGCCCGGCGATGTACTCCGGCACCGAGTACGCGCGGCTGGCGGACCGCTACGGGTTCATCGTGATCTACCCCTCGGTGACACGGGCGAGCAAGTGCTTCGACGTCTCCTCGCCCCAGGCCCTGCGGCGCGACGGCGGCAGCGACCCGGTCGGCGTCAAGTCGATGGTCGACTGGGTCTCGCGGACCTACCACGCCGATCCCGGCCGGATCTTCGCCACCGGCATCTCCTCCGGCGCCATGATGACCAACGTGCTGCTCGGCGACTACCCGGACGTCTTCGCGGCCGGCGCCGCCTTCGCGGGCGTCCCGTTCGGCTGCTTCGCCACCACCGACGGCTCCGAGTGGAACAGCGCCTGCGCGGCCGGCACCGTGATCCGGACCCCGCGGCAGTGGGGCGACCTGGTCCGCGGCGCCCACCCCGGTCACACCGGCCCCCGGCCCCGTATGCAGGTGTGGCACGGCACCCAGGACGCGACCCTGAGGTACCCGAATCTGGGGGAGGAGATCAAGCAGTGGACCGACGTGCACGGCGTCTCCCAGACCCCCGCCTCCACCGACTCCCCGCAGCCCGGCTGGACCCGCACCCGCTACGGCGGCACCGGTGACCGGGCGCCCGTGGAGGCGATCAGCCTCGCGGGCGCCGGACACGACCTCTACGCCTCCGGCATGGGCGAGCGCGCCATCGCCTTCTTCGGCCTGGACGCCGCGGGTCCGGCGCCCCAGCCCCCGGCGGGCCCGTGCAGGGTGACCGTCACGACCAACGCGTGGAACACCGGCCTGACCGCCTCCGTGACCCTCACCAACACCGGCACCACCACGGTGAACGGCTGGAAGCTCACCTTCACCCTGCCCGCCGGCCAGACGCTCACGGGCGGCTGGGGCGCCACCTACGCACCCGCCTCCGGCGCGGTCACGGCCACCCCTGCCCCGTACAACGGCACGCTCGCGCCGAACGCGGGCGTCACCCTCGGATACCAGGCGACCCACACCGGCGACAGCGCCGCCCCGGGCGCCTTCGCGCTCGACGGGACGGCGTGCGTCACGGGCTGA
- a CDS encoding ArsR/SmtB family transcription factor, with product MTAAVPAASSRDLPHPAHEEIRLEGVLHALADPMRLRIVRELAADGDELSCSHFDLPVTKSTTTHHFRVLRESGVIRQTYRGTAKMNALRRDDLDDLFPGLLDALLAAAARQSARLGSG from the coding sequence GTGACCGCCGCCGTCCCCGCCGCCAGCAGCCGCGACCTGCCTCACCCGGCACATGAGGAGATCCGGCTGGAGGGGGTGCTGCACGCGCTCGCCGACCCGATGCGGCTGCGGATCGTGCGCGAGCTCGCCGCCGACGGCGACGAGCTCTCCTGTTCGCACTTCGACCTGCCGGTCACCAAGTCCACCACCACCCACCACTTCCGGGTGCTGCGCGAGAGCGGGGTGATCCGGCAGACCTACCGGGGCACGGCCAAGATGAACGCGCTGCGCAGGGACGACCTAGACGACCTTTTCCCCGGCCTGCTCGACGCGCTGCTGGCCGCCGCCGCCCGCCAGTCGGCCCGGCTCGGCAGCGGCTGA
- a CDS encoding nucleobase:cation symporter-2 family protein translates to MAPTAPVRPAHPVDEVPPVRRLAAFGLQHVLAMYAGAVAVPLIVGGAMKLPPADLAYLITADLLVCGIATLIQCVGFWRFGIRLPIMQGCTFAAVSPMVLIGTTGGGLPAIYGSVIVAGLAIMLLAPVFGRLLRFFPPLVTGTVILIIGVSLLPVAGNWAAGGSGAGDFGEPENLALAAFVLAVVVAVQRFGPAFLSRIAVLTGIAVGLAVAVPFGFTDFGRVAEADWLGVSTPFHFGAPVFETSAIVSMLVVALVCMTETTGDFIAVGEMTDRKVEPRSLADGLRADGLSTVLGGVFNTFPYTAYAQNVGLVGMTRVRSRWVVAAAGGILVLLGLLPKLGAVVAAIPAPVLGGAGLVMFGTVAASGLRTLARVDLTGGHNLTVVAVSVAVGLLPVGVPTVYDRFPDWFQTVMHSGISAGCLTAIVLNLLFNHLPARGGSAAAEPGRLAGGGGQQRVEQAGEKVV, encoded by the coding sequence ATGGCCCCGACCGCACCCGTGCGTCCCGCGCACCCCGTCGACGAGGTCCCGCCCGTGCGGCGGCTGGCCGCCTTCGGCCTCCAGCACGTGCTCGCCATGTACGCGGGCGCGGTGGCCGTCCCGCTGATCGTGGGCGGGGCGATGAAGCTGCCCCCCGCCGACCTGGCGTATCTGATCACCGCGGATCTGCTGGTGTGCGGCATCGCCACGCTGATCCAGTGCGTCGGCTTCTGGCGCTTCGGCATACGGCTGCCGATCATGCAGGGCTGTACGTTCGCGGCGGTGTCACCGATGGTGCTGATCGGGACGACGGGCGGCGGGCTGCCCGCGATCTACGGGTCGGTGATCGTCGCCGGTCTCGCGATCATGCTGCTGGCGCCGGTCTTCGGGAGGCTGCTGCGCTTCTTCCCGCCGCTGGTCACCGGCACGGTCATCCTGATCATCGGGGTCTCGCTGCTGCCGGTGGCGGGCAACTGGGCCGCGGGTGGCTCGGGGGCCGGGGACTTCGGGGAGCCGGAGAACCTGGCGCTGGCCGCCTTCGTGCTGGCCGTGGTGGTGGCCGTGCAGCGGTTCGGACCCGCCTTCCTGAGCCGGATCGCGGTGCTGACCGGCATCGCCGTCGGGCTGGCCGTCGCGGTGCCGTTCGGGTTCACCGACTTCGGCCGGGTGGCGGAGGCCGACTGGCTCGGCGTCAGCACCCCCTTCCACTTCGGCGCGCCCGTCTTCGAGACGTCGGCGATCGTGTCGATGCTGGTGGTGGCGCTGGTGTGCATGACCGAGACGACGGGCGACTTCATCGCGGTCGGCGAGATGACGGACCGGAAGGTGGAGCCCCGGTCGCTGGCGGACGGGCTGCGCGCGGACGGGCTGTCGACCGTGCTCGGCGGTGTCTTCAACACCTTCCCGTACACGGCGTACGCGCAGAACGTGGGTCTGGTCGGCATGACCCGGGTGCGCAGCCGGTGGGTCGTCGCCGCGGCGGGCGGGATCCTGGTCCTGCTGGGCCTGCTGCCCAAGCTGGGCGCGGTGGTGGCGGCGATACCCGCGCCGGTGCTGGGCGGTGCGGGCCTGGTGATGTTCGGGACGGTGGCCGCGAGCGGGCTGCGCACACTGGCGCGGGTCGACCTCACGGGCGGCCACAACCTGACCGTGGTGGCCGTCTCGGTCGCGGTGGGACTGCTGCCGGTGGGCGTGCCGACCGTCTACGACCGGTTCCCGGACTGGTTCCAGACGGTGATGCACAGCGGCATCAGCGCCGGCTGCCTGACCGCGATCGTGCTGAACCTGCTCTTCAACCACCTGCCGGCCAGGGGCGGTTCAGCCGCTGCCGAGCCGGGCCGACTGGCGGGCGGCGGCGGCCAGCAGCGCGTCGAGCAGGCCGGGGAAAAGGTCGTCTAG
- a CDS encoding pectate lyase — protein MTSAARPRPRVRAATGALAALGLSVGMLMTMESSAHAATWPTANGSQGVSSTISVSGTKDYGMKRLYGTGALGSDGQDEDQGPILELEPGAVLKNVILGAPAADGVHCKGSCTLQNVWWEDVGEDAATFRGSSSSNVYNVVGGGAKEASDKVFQFNGAGTLNVSNFAVQNFGTFIRSCGNCSTQYKRTINLNTVEVTWKGSRLVGINTNYGDSATLRNITIVGDTSRKIVPCQKYIGNDDGDEPTTNGSGPDGTYCKYTSSDITYR, from the coding sequence ATGACTTCTGCAGCACGTCCACGCCCGCGCGTCCGCGCGGCGACCGGCGCGCTGGCCGCGCTCGGACTCTCGGTTGGCATGCTCATGACCATGGAGTCCTCGGCGCACGCCGCCACCTGGCCGACCGCCAACGGCAGCCAGGGGGTCTCCTCCACCATCTCGGTGTCCGGCACCAAGGACTACGGGATGAAGCGCCTCTACGGCACCGGCGCCCTGGGCTCCGACGGCCAGGACGAGGACCAGGGCCCGATCCTGGAACTGGAGCCCGGCGCCGTCCTGAAGAACGTGATCCTCGGCGCGCCCGCCGCCGACGGCGTCCACTGCAAGGGAAGCTGCACGCTGCAGAACGTCTGGTGGGAGGATGTCGGCGAGGACGCGGCGACCTTCCGCGGCTCCTCCTCGTCGAACGTCTACAACGTCGTCGGCGGCGGCGCCAAGGAAGCCAGCGACAAGGTGTTCCAGTTCAACGGCGCCGGGACGCTCAACGTCTCCAACTTCGCCGTGCAGAACTTCGGCACCTTCATCCGCTCCTGCGGCAACTGCTCCACGCAGTACAAGCGGACGATCAACCTCAACACCGTCGAGGTGACCTGGAAGGGCAGCCGGCTCGTCGGCATCAACACCAACTACGGCGACAGCGCGACCCTGCGCAACATCACCATCGTCGGTGACACGAGCCGCAAGATCGTGCCCTGCCAGAAGTACATCGGCAACGACGACGGCGACGAGCCGACCACGAACGGCTCGGGCCCCGACGGCACCTACTGCAAGTACACGTCGTCCGACATCACCTACAGGTGA
- a CDS encoding cation:dicarboxylate symporter family transporter produces MARLLRTSLFAQVAVALVLGVLVGRLWPQAAPALQPLGDGFVRLIKALIAPLVFCVVVFGIAKAGDLRAFGRMGLKALVWFEAATTVALLAGLVAANLLRPGDGMDVDPASLDASAVQERTGGGELPSTSEFLLHALPDSAVGAFAENSLLQVLVLACLVGAALLHLGHSRVPAVLPAVEQAQDVVFTVVGFIMRLAPLAVFGATAHLIGEYGLDALTTYGKLVAVCYGVALLFLLLLALALKALTGVSLWKFVRYTREELLLALGTASSETVMPRMMQKLRRAGCRDDAVGLVLPTGYSFNLDGASIYLSIGTLFIAQAVGVDLTLGQQITVVLVLMLTSKGMAGVPGSAFLALSATASALGVVPAGAVALLLGVDRVMDAMRVATNLLGNCAAVFVVSRWEGALDRDRAAEALKRPGPARP; encoded by the coding sequence ATGGCGCGCCTGCTGCGCACCTCGCTGTTCGCCCAGGTCGCCGTCGCCCTCGTCCTCGGTGTGCTCGTGGGGCGCCTGTGGCCGCAGGCGGCCCCGGCCCTCCAGCCGCTCGGGGACGGCTTCGTCCGCCTCATCAAGGCCCTCATCGCCCCCCTGGTGTTCTGCGTGGTGGTCTTCGGCATCGCGAAGGCGGGAGACCTGAGGGCGTTCGGCCGCATGGGGCTGAAGGCCCTCGTGTGGTTCGAGGCCGCCACCACCGTCGCCCTGCTCGCCGGCCTGGTCGCCGCCAACCTCCTGCGCCCGGGCGACGGCATGGACGTCGATCCGGCCTCCCTGGACGCCTCCGCGGTCCAGGAGCGGACCGGGGGCGGGGAACTCCCCTCGACCTCGGAGTTCCTCCTGCACGCGCTGCCCGACAGCGCCGTGGGCGCCTTCGCGGAGAACTCCCTGCTCCAGGTCCTGGTCCTGGCCTGTCTGGTGGGCGCCGCCCTGCTGCACCTCGGGCACAGCCGGGTGCCCGCCGTCCTGCCCGCCGTCGAACAGGCCCAGGACGTCGTCTTCACCGTGGTCGGCTTCATCATGAGGCTCGCGCCGCTCGCCGTGTTCGGCGCCACCGCGCACCTGATCGGCGAGTACGGCCTCGACGCCCTGACCACCTACGGCAAGCTCGTCGCCGTCTGCTACGGCGTGGCGCTGCTCTTCCTGCTCCTCCTCGCCCTCGCCCTGAAGGCGCTCACCGGTGTCAGCCTCTGGAAGTTCGTCCGCTACACCCGCGAGGAACTCCTCCTCGCCCTGGGCACGGCCTCCAGCGAGACCGTCATGCCCCGCATGATGCAGAAGCTGCGCCGGGCGGGGTGCCGCGACGACGCCGTGGGCCTGGTCCTGCCCACGGGCTACTCCTTCAATCTCGACGGCGCGTCGATCTACCTCTCCATCGGCACGCTCTTCATCGCCCAGGCGGTGGGCGTCGACCTCACCCTCGGCCAGCAGATCACCGTCGTCCTGGTCCTGATGCTCACCAGCAAGGGCATGGCCGGAGTGCCCGGATCGGCCTTCCTCGCCCTGTCCGCCACCGCCTCGGCCCTGGGCGTCGTCCCCGCCGGGGCGGTCGCCCTGCTGCTCGGCGTGGACCGCGTCATGGACGCCATGCGGGTGGCCACCAACCTGCTGGGCAACTGCGCCGCGGTCTTCGTGGTCTCCCGCTGGGAGGGCGCCCTCGACCGTGACCGTGCCGCGGAGGCGCTGAAGCGCCCCGGCCCCGCCCGGCCGTGA
- a CDS encoding FAD-dependent oxidoreductase — protein sequence MLRVAVVGSGPSGCYVAQSLVQQEGEAYVDVLDRLPCPYGLVRYGVAPDHEKIKSLQHSLRAVLEHDRVRFLGGVEVGPRGVPAARLRELYHAVVYCVGAATDRHLGIPGEDLPGSWSATEFVSWYSAHPDSAGRSAPPGRRGVPADRFVRDVRSAVVIGVGNVAVDVTRMLARGVAELSPTDMPQAALTALAASRVTDIHMVGRRGPSQARFTTKELRELGALPDTGVVVDPAELALDPGYTDPAGLSGTQRRNVEVLRGWAGAPAPGGARRIRLRFFLRPVALLADAGRVGAVRFERTAPDGRGGVTGTGRYEEIEAQLVLRSVGYRGVPLEGLPFDAASGTVPHRAGRVLRAGAVAPGEYVAGWIKRGPTGVIGSNRPCAKETVASLLADAPALVPGGGVSADPLPLLRAEGVEPVEWAGWRAIERAEAELGASLGRGVVKLPDWESLLAAARTGAPDRAV from the coding sequence GTGCTGCGTGTCGCCGTCGTGGGCTCGGGACCGAGCGGATGCTATGTCGCCCAGAGCCTCGTCCAGCAGGAGGGCGAGGCGTACGTCGACGTCCTGGACCGTCTGCCGTGCCCGTACGGGCTGGTGCGGTACGGCGTGGCCCCGGACCACGAGAAGATCAAGTCGCTGCAGCACAGTCTGCGCGCCGTGCTGGAGCACGACCGGGTGCGTTTCCTCGGCGGTGTGGAGGTGGGGCCGCGGGGCGTGCCGGCCGCCCGGCTGCGGGAGCTGTACCACGCGGTCGTGTACTGCGTGGGGGCGGCGACCGACCGGCACCTCGGAATCCCCGGCGAGGACCTGCCGGGGAGCTGGTCGGCGACCGAGTTCGTCTCCTGGTACAGCGCCCATCCGGACTCCGCCGGGCGCTCGGCCCCGCCCGGGCGGCGGGGCGTCCCCGCCGACCGCTTCGTACGGGACGTCCGGTCGGCGGTGGTCATCGGGGTGGGCAACGTCGCCGTGGACGTCACGCGGATGCTCGCACGCGGCGTGGCCGAACTGAGCCCGACCGACATGCCGCAGGCGGCGCTGACCGCACTCGCCGCCAGCCGGGTGACCGACATCCACATGGTCGGCCGGCGCGGCCCCTCCCAGGCCCGCTTCACCACCAAGGAGCTCCGCGAACTGGGCGCCCTGCCGGACACCGGCGTCGTCGTGGACCCGGCCGAACTGGCGCTGGACCCGGGGTACACCGACCCCGCGGGACTGTCCGGCACGCAGCGCCGCAACGTGGAGGTGCTGCGCGGCTGGGCCGGGGCCCCCGCGCCCGGTGGCGCCCGCCGGATCAGGCTGCGCTTCTTCCTGCGTCCCGTCGCGCTGCTCGCCGACGCCGGACGGGTGGGGGCCGTGCGTTTCGAGCGGACGGCGCCGGACGGGCGCGGCGGTGTGACCGGCACGGGCCGGTACGAGGAGATCGAGGCGCAGTTGGTGCTGCGGTCGGTGGGGTACCGCGGGGTGCCGCTGGAGGGTCTGCCCTTCGACGCGGCGAGCGGCACGGTGCCGCACCGGGCGGGGCGCGTCCTGCGGGCGGGGGCCGTGGCGCCCGGTGAGTACGTGGCGGGCTGGATCAAGCGGGGTCCGACGGGCGTCATCGGCAGCAACCGCCCGTGCGCGAAGGAGACCGTGGCATCGCTGCTCGCGGACGCCCCCGCGCTCGTGCCGGGCGGGGGCGTGTCCGCCGATCCGCTGCCGCTGCTGCGCGCGGAGGGGGTCGAGCCGGTCGAGTGGGCGGGGTGGCGGGCCATCGAGCGGGCCGAGGCGGAACTCGGCGCCTCGCTCGGGCGCGGCGTGGTCAAGCTGCCGGACTGGGAGTCGCTGCTGGCGGCGGCGCGGACGGGGGCCCCGGACCGGGCGGTGTGA
- a CDS encoding WD40/YVTN/BNR-like repeat-containing protein, whose product MPGCRLAGVRDDGVDGDAAEVIGMTEVLLAVGTRKGLFIGRRRGAAWEFDESPHFNAQAVYAVAIDTRGGVPRLLAGGDSAHWGPSVFHSDDLGRTWTEPARPAVKFPQDTGASLERVWQLHPSAAEPDVVYAGTEPAALYRSRDRGESFELVRPLWEHPTRGRWMPGGGGEGLHTVLTDRRDPRAVTVAVSAAGVFRTTDGGASWAPSNSGVSAVFLPDPQPEFGQCVHKIARDSALPDRLYLQNHWGVYRSDDAGAHWTDIGEGLPSTFGFAVAAHPHRGDTAYVFPINADADRVPAGRRCRVFRTADAGRSWEPLTAGLPTEDHYGTVLRDALCTDDADPAGVYFGNRNGELYASADDGDTWRQLAAHLPDVLCVRAAVVG is encoded by the coding sequence GTGCCTGGGTGCAGACTGGCCGGTGTCCGGGACGATGGCGTCGACGGGGACGCCGCGGAGGTGATCGGCATGACCGAGGTACTGCTCGCCGTGGGCACGCGCAAGGGCCTGTTCATCGGACGCCGGCGGGGCGCCGCCTGGGAGTTCGACGAGAGCCCGCACTTCAACGCGCAGGCCGTGTACGCGGTGGCCATCGACACCCGCGGCGGCGTCCCGCGGCTGCTGGCCGGCGGCGACAGCGCGCACTGGGGGCCGTCGGTGTTCCACTCCGACGACCTCGGCCGCACCTGGACCGAGCCGGCCCGGCCCGCCGTCAAGTTCCCCCAGGACACCGGGGCTTCGCTGGAGCGGGTGTGGCAGCTCCACCCGTCCGCCGCGGAGCCCGACGTGGTGTACGCGGGCACGGAGCCGGCCGCGCTGTACCGCTCGCGGGACCGCGGGGAGAGCTTCGAGCTGGTCCGTCCGCTGTGGGAGCACCCCACGCGCGGGCGGTGGATGCCGGGCGGGGGCGGCGAGGGGCTGCACACCGTGCTCACCGACCGGCGCGACCCCCGGGCGGTGACGGTCGCCGTCTCGGCCGCGGGTGTCTTCCGCACGACCGACGGCGGCGCGAGCTGGGCGCCGTCCAACTCCGGGGTCTCGGCGGTCTTCCTGCCGGATCCCCAGCCGGAGTTCGGCCAGTGCGTGCACAAGATCGCACGGGACTCGGCCCTCCCCGACCGGCTGTATCTGCAGAACCACTGGGGCGTGTACCGCAGCGACGACGCGGGCGCGCACTGGACGGACATCGGCGAGGGCCTGCCCTCCACGTTCGGTTTCGCCGTGGCCGCCCATCCGCACCGCGGTGACACGGCGTACGTCTTCCCGATCAACGCGGACGCGGACCGGGTGCCGGCCGGGCGGCGGTGCCGCGTCTTCCGCACGGCCGACGCGGGCCGGAGCTGGGAGCCGCTCACCGCGGGGCTCCCGACGGAGGACCACTACGGCACGGTGCTGCGCGACGCGCTGTGCACCGACGACGCGGACCCGGCCGGCGTCTACTTCGGCAACCGCAACGGCGAGCTGTACGCGTCGGCCGACGACGGGGACACCTGGCGGCAACTGGCCGCGCACCTGCCGGACGTGCTGTGTGTGCGGGCCGCGGTCGTCGGATGA
- a CDS encoding DUF6214 family protein, which yields MSVRRAWTVRQGSGAVTWFEMRLVFGDGARVEALAAVSEEGVCLEDVRGRPGLALEDLAVLAEWLEGPLADACAPPPEPGAPAARRARPAWPRGKEGRRLAAREYRAAQERGADPVLAVMRATGYSRRTSLRLIGQARDEGFLTPRRARR from the coding sequence GTGTCCGTACGGCGCGCCTGGACGGTCCGGCAGGGCTCCGGCGCGGTGACGTGGTTCGAGATGCGGCTCGTCTTCGGTGACGGGGCCCGGGTCGAGGCGCTCGCCGCGGTGTCCGAGGAGGGCGTCTGCCTGGAGGACGTCCGGGGACGTCCGGGGCTGGCGCTGGAGGACCTGGCGGTGCTCGCCGAGTGGCTGGAGGGACCGCTGGCCGACGCGTGCGCGCCGCCGCCGGAACCCGGCGCGCCCGCCGCGCGGCGCGCCCGTCCCGCGTGGCCGCGCGGCAAGGAGGGGCGACGGCTCGCCGCCCGGGAGTACCGCGCGGCGCAGGAGCGGGGCGCCGACCCCGTCCTCGCGGTGATGCGCGCGACCGGGTACAGCCGCCGTACGTCGCTCCGGCTGATCGGACAGGCCCGCGACGAGGGCTTCCTGACACCGCGCCGGGCGCGGCGCTAG